One part of the Quercus lobata isolate SW786 chromosome 7, ValleyOak3.0 Primary Assembly, whole genome shotgun sequence genome encodes these proteins:
- the LOC115953025 gene encoding myosin-binding protein 7-like — protein sequence MDSEAIPSSSDLGKCCNCGCSCSLISSSSGSWLRSVKRKYDEFEDANRFVIPGLNLPSIARVQIENECVALREMVGSQQHSIQDLYTELEEERNASSSAANEAMSMILRLQREKAEIQMEARQFKRFAEEKMAHDQQELLAFEDLLYKREQAIQSLTCEVQAYRHRMMSYGLTEAEADGERGGFSHDPSMVEFDAQFELPMYDYPPLKCNLNEPHGPLEDDNDVEDVEKYAFGETPRARDHLKNLDNRISQMESPSTSRLDVDVSGSKNILEKVVVGHSPRRTRHFRRFSNDSSPSFRGIARETGRDFPTESPMTIRSYKRTEYASQTEDYANFRKLDNASEVEDDMSDRVYTIDSVHNGAPNNVFTDPKAGVGIGEDYATTPRSLNQVDYADPDIKKLYMRLHALEADRESMRQAIISMRTDKAQMVLLKEIAQHLCQEMSPERRMTVKKPSLLKSFSFMSVFKWITSFFFWRKKARRSKYMSGLSASNVGLLMLLDKGPHARPWRCLTSTQVT from the exons ATGGATTCCGAAGCAATTCCATCTTCGAGCGATTTGGGTAAATGCTGTAATTGTGGATGTAGTTGTTCATTGATCAGTAGTTCTTCGGGGTCTTGGCTTCGATCCGTAAAAAGAAAGTATGATGAGTTTGAGGATGCAAACCGATTCGTTATACCTGGTCTCAATTTACCCTCAATTGCTCGGGTCCAAATTGAGAATGAATGTGTTGCACTGCGTGAGATGGTTGGTAGCCAACAGCATTCCATACAGGATTTGTATACTGAATTGGAAGAGGAGAGGAATGCGTCTTCGTCAGCTGCAAATGAGGCCATGTCAATGATATTGAGGTTGCAAAGGGAGAAGGCAGAGATTCAAATGGAGGCCCGACAATTCAAGCGTTTTGCAGAGGAGAAGATGGCACATGACCAACAAGAGCTTTTGGCATTTGAAGATTTGTTGTATAAGAGAGAGCAAGCTATTCAGTCGCTTACTTGTGAAGTACAGGCATATAGGCATCGGATGATGAGTTATGGGCTCACGGAGGCTGAGGCGGATGGTGAGAGAGGTGGGTTTAGCCATGACCCAAGTATGGTGGAGTTTGATGCCCAATTTGAACTCCCCATGTATGACTACCCACCTTTGAAATGCAATCTAAATGAACCCCATGGCCCTTTGGAGGATGATAATGATGTTGAAGATGTTGAGAAATATGCATTTGGTGAGACCCCACGTGCTAGAGATCATTTGAAGAATTTGGATAATAGGATATCTCAGATGGAGAGTCCCAGCACCAGTAGGCTGGATGTAGATGTCTCAGGTTCCAAGAACATTTTAGAAAAGGTTGTAGTTGGTCACTCTCCTAGGCGAACACGACATTTTAGGAGGTTTTCCAATGATTCAAGTCCATCATTCAGGGGTATTGCAAGAGAAACTGGTAGAGATTTCCCCACAGAATCTCCAATGACCATTAGAAGTTACAAGAGGACGGAGTATGCCTCACAGACAGAGGACTATGCCAATTTTAGAAAGTTGGATAATGCATCTGAAGTTGAAGATGACATGAGTGACAGAGTTTATACCATTGATTCTGTCCATAATGGTGCACCAAATAATGTTTTTACTGATCCAAAAGCTGGAGTTGGGATTGGTGAAGATTATGCAACCACTCCGAGGTCATTGAATCAAGTTGATTATGCGGATCCAGATATTAAGAAGCTCTACATGAGGCTTCATGCACTTGAGGCAGACAGGGAATCAATGAGGCAGGCAATTATTTCGATGCGTACTGATAAAGCTCAAATGGTGTTATTGAAAGAAATAGCTCAACATTTGTGTCAGGAAATGTCACCAGAAAGACGAATGACTGTTAAGAAGCCATCTCTTCTTAAAAGCTTTTCATTCATGTCAGTTTTTAAG TGGATCACATCATTCTTTTTCTGGAGAAAGAAAGCCCGACGAAGCAA GTACATGAGTGGGTTATCAGCCAGCAATGTGGGCTTGCTAATGCTTCTAGACAAGGGCCCTCATGCGAGGCCGTGGAGATGTCTTACAAGCACGCAAGTTACGTAA